One window of the Manihot esculenta cultivar AM560-2 chromosome 14, M.esculenta_v8, whole genome shotgun sequence genome contains the following:
- the LOC110599695 gene encoding uncharacterized protein LOC110599695: MATPYSPIMEHDYEEERSTPSGCNCFQLFSFKWHQNDNEYEDRYLLNQQRGENQNGESWVANQLKKMKEASEVVAGPKWKTFIRKVSGYMKNMKKQKNNQFQYDPESYALNFDGGNGREDDDLLLPVFSSRLASAEQKRQDGL, encoded by the coding sequence atggCGACGCCCTACTCACCAATAATGGAGCATGATTATGAAGAAGAGAGGTCTACACCAAGTGGGTGCAATTGCTTTCAGCTCTTCTCCTTCAAATGGCATCAGAACGACAATGAATATGAAGATAGATATCTTCTGAACCAGCAGAGGGGAGAAAATCAAAATGGAGAATCATGGGTGGCGAATCAACTGAAGAAGATGAAGGAGGCTTCAGAGGTTGTGGCAGGACCAAAGTGGAAGACTTTCATTAGGAAGGTCAGTGGATATATGAAGAACATgaagaaacaaaaaaataatcaGTTCCAATATGACCCAGAAAGCTATGCTCTTAATTTTGATGGTGGTAATGGTAGAGAAGATGATGATTTGCTTCTTCCTGTTTTCTCTTCAAGGCTTGCTTCTGCAGAGCAAAAACGACAGGATGGGTTGTGA
- the LOC110599694 gene encoding homeobox protein knotted-1-like 3 isoform X1 — MAFQDHISHEITFQSPLSASASSSTSAGPAWLSNAVLRLNDDVLGRSRSEKAGLNNSNNGGEDELMDGGGGGGDNWERAKYKAEILGHPLYDQLLAAHVACLRIATPVDQLARIDAQLAQSQEVVAKYSVLGNGQVVDEKELDQFMTQYVLLLCSFKDQLQQHVRVHAMEAVMACWELEQSLQSLTGASLGEGTGATMSDDDDDQADSDTNLYDGGLDGADYMGFGPLVPTETERSLMEHVRKELKHELKQGYKEKIVDIREEILRKRRAGKLPGDTTSLLKAWWQSHSKWPYPTEEDKARLVQETGLQLKQINNWFINQRKRNWHSNPSGSTTKSKRKNNAGEISGG, encoded by the exons ATGGCTTTTCAAGATCATATTTCACATGAAATTACTTTTCAATCACCActctctgcctctgcctctTCCTCGACCTCTGCTGGTCCAGCGTGGCTTAGCAACGCTGTACTCCGTCTCAACGACGATGTTTTGGGCCGGAGCCGAAGTGAGAAAGCCGGCCTTAATAATAGTAACAACGGTGGAGAGGATGAGTTGATGGATGGAGGCGGTGGTGGTGGGGATAATTGGGAAAGGGCGAAGTACAAGGCGGAGATATTGGGTCATCCGCTTTATGACCAGTTGCTAGCAGCCCATGTCGCTTGTTTGAGGATAGCTACGCCGGTGGACCAGCTGGCCAGGATCGACGCTCAGCTCGCTCAGTCGCAGGAAGTGGTGGCTAAGTACTCCGTGCTTGGAAATGGCCAAGTGGTGGACGAGAAAGAGCTTGATCAGTTTATG ACACAATATGTTCTATTACTCTGTTCCTTTAAAGACCAATTGCAACAACACGTTCGAGTTCATGCTATGGAGGCTGTAATGGCTTGCTGGGAGCTTGAGCAATCTTTGCAAAGCTTAACAG GTGCATCCCTGGGTGAAGGCACAGGTGCAACAATgtctgatgatgatgatgaccaGGCAGATAGTGACACCAACTTATATGATGGAGGTCTGGATGGGGCAGATTACATGGGATTTGGTCCTCTTGTCCCCACTGAAACTGAGAGATCATTGATGGAGCATGTAAGGAAAGAATTAAAGCATGAACTGAAACAg GGTTACAAAGAGAAGATTGTGGATATTAGAGAGGAGATTCTACGTAAAAGAAGGGCAGGAAAATTGCCGGGAGATACCACCTCCCTCTTAAAAGCTTGGTGGCAATCGCACTCTAAGTGGCCATATCCAACT GAGGAAGACAAAGCAAGGCTGGTTCAGGAAACAGGATTGCAGTTAAAGCAGATAAACAACTGGTTCATAAACCAAAGAAAAAGGAACTGGCATAGCAATCCTTCAGGATCTACTACGAAGAGCAAGCGCAAGAA CAATGCAGGTGAAATAAGTGGCGGATAA
- the LOC110599694 gene encoding homeobox protein knotted-1-like 3 isoform X2 — protein sequence MAFQDHISHEITFQSPLSASASSSTSAGPAWLSNAVLRLNDDVLGRSRSEKAGLNNSNNGGEDELMDGGGGGGDNWERAKYKAEILGHPLYDQLLAAHVACLRIATPVDQLARIDAQLAQSQEVVAKYSVLGNGQVVDEKELDQFMTQYVLLLCSFKDQLQQHVRVHAMEAVMACWELEQSLQSLTGASLGEGTGATMSDDDDDQADSDTNLYDGGLDGADYMGFGPLVPTETERSLMEHVRKELKHELKQGYKEKIVDIREEILRKRRAGKLPGDTTSLLKAWWQSHSKWPYPTEEDKARLVQETGLQLKQINNWFINQRKRNWHSNPSGSTTKSKRKK from the exons ATGGCTTTTCAAGATCATATTTCACATGAAATTACTTTTCAATCACCActctctgcctctgcctctTCCTCGACCTCTGCTGGTCCAGCGTGGCTTAGCAACGCTGTACTCCGTCTCAACGACGATGTTTTGGGCCGGAGCCGAAGTGAGAAAGCCGGCCTTAATAATAGTAACAACGGTGGAGAGGATGAGTTGATGGATGGAGGCGGTGGTGGTGGGGATAATTGGGAAAGGGCGAAGTACAAGGCGGAGATATTGGGTCATCCGCTTTATGACCAGTTGCTAGCAGCCCATGTCGCTTGTTTGAGGATAGCTACGCCGGTGGACCAGCTGGCCAGGATCGACGCTCAGCTCGCTCAGTCGCAGGAAGTGGTGGCTAAGTACTCCGTGCTTGGAAATGGCCAAGTGGTGGACGAGAAAGAGCTTGATCAGTTTATG ACACAATATGTTCTATTACTCTGTTCCTTTAAAGACCAATTGCAACAACACGTTCGAGTTCATGCTATGGAGGCTGTAATGGCTTGCTGGGAGCTTGAGCAATCTTTGCAAAGCTTAACAG GTGCATCCCTGGGTGAAGGCACAGGTGCAACAATgtctgatgatgatgatgaccaGGCAGATAGTGACACCAACTTATATGATGGAGGTCTGGATGGGGCAGATTACATGGGATTTGGTCCTCTTGTCCCCACTGAAACTGAGAGATCATTGATGGAGCATGTAAGGAAAGAATTAAAGCATGAACTGAAACAg GGTTACAAAGAGAAGATTGTGGATATTAGAGAGGAGATTCTACGTAAAAGAAGGGCAGGAAAATTGCCGGGAGATACCACCTCCCTCTTAAAAGCTTGGTGGCAATCGCACTCTAAGTGGCCATATCCAACT GAGGAAGACAAAGCAAGGCTGGTTCAGGAAACAGGATTGCAGTTAAAGCAGATAAACAACTGGTTCATAAACCAAAGAAAAAGGAACTGGCATAGCAATCCTTCAGGATCTACTACGAAGAGCAAGCGCAAGAA GTGA